A section of the Polynucleobacter sp. AP-Sving-400A-A2 genome encodes:
- a CDS encoding acetyl-CoA C-acyltransferase family protein, whose protein sequence is MSRDVVVLSAVRSAIGAFNGSLSSLEPSELGGIVMKEAVARSGVDPSLINYITVGNTIPTDNRYAYVARVASIQAGLPMESVAMALNRLCSSGLQAIVTTAQAIMLGDCDYGVGGGVEVMSRGMYGSPAMRSGARMGDTKMIDLMVSVLTDPFGVGHMGVTAENLVEKWKLTREEQDALAVESHRRAAHAIKEGRFKSQIVPITIKTRKGDVVFDTDEHCKPETTMETLAKMKAVFKKEGGSVTAGNASGINDGAAFFVLADAEAAKKAGHKPIARLVSYAIAGVPNHIMGEGPIPATKIALERAGLKLDQIDVIESNEAFAAQALAVTKGLGLDPAKTNVNGGAIALGHPIGCSGAAIATKAIHELHRVQGKYALVTMCIGGGQGIATIFERL, encoded by the coding sequence ATGAGTCGTGATGTCGTCGTTTTAAGTGCTGTACGTTCTGCAATTGGCGCATTTAATGGATCGCTTAGTAGCCTTGAGCCAAGTGAGCTCGGCGGCATTGTGATGAAAGAGGCAGTTGCGCGCTCTGGTGTAGATCCATCATTAATTAATTACATCACAGTAGGCAATACGATTCCGACTGATAACCGTTATGCCTATGTTGCACGCGTAGCCTCCATTCAGGCTGGTTTACCAATGGAATCTGTGGCGATGGCCTTGAATCGTTTGTGCAGTTCTGGCTTACAAGCAATTGTGACCACAGCCCAAGCCATTATGTTGGGCGACTGTGATTATGGTGTTGGTGGTGGAGTAGAAGTGATGTCACGTGGCATGTATGGCTCACCAGCTATGCGCAGTGGTGCGCGTATGGGCGATACCAAAATGATTGACTTGATGGTGTCTGTTTTGACGGATCCATTTGGTGTAGGTCATATGGGTGTCACAGCTGAGAACCTAGTTGAAAAGTGGAAGCTCACCCGTGAAGAGCAAGACGCTCTCGCAGTAGAGTCCCATCGTCGTGCTGCACACGCCATTAAAGAAGGTCGTTTTAAGTCTCAAATTGTTCCCATCACCATCAAAACTCGCAAGGGTGATGTGGTGTTTGATACGGACGAGCATTGCAAGCCAGAAACCACCATGGAAACTTTAGCGAAGATGAAAGCAGTCTTCAAAAAAGAGGGTGGTAGTGTTACTGCAGGTAATGCATCGGGCATTAATGATGGTGCAGCATTCTTTGTCCTGGCGGATGCGGAAGCGGCGAAGAAGGCTGGTCATAAGCCAATCGCCCGTTTAGTTTCTTATGCGATTGCTGGCGTTCCCAACCACATCATGGGTGAGGGTCCAATCCCCGCAACTAAGATCGCTCTTGAGCGCGCTGGACTCAAATTAGATCAAATCGATGTAATCGAATCTAATGAAGCTTTTGCTGCTCAGGCATTGGCCGTTACTAAAGGTTTAGGCTTGGATCCAGCCAAGACTAACGTGAATGGTGGAGCGATTGCATTGGGCCACCCAATTGGTTGCTCTGGTGCTGCAATTGCGACTAAGGCTATCCATGAGTTACATCGTGTTCAAGGTAAGTATGCTTTGGTCACCATGTGTATTGGTGGCGGACAAGGTATTGCAACTATTTTTGAGCGCCTCTAA
- the rimO gene encoding 30S ribosomal protein S12 methylthiotransferase RimO, whose translation MAGKVGFVSLGCPKALVDSELILTQLSAEGYETAKDYSGADLVVVNTCGFIDSAVEESLAAIGEALAENGKVIVTGCLGARKNADGSDLIQSIHPKVLAVTGPHATQEVMQAIHLHLPKPHDPFIDLLPPIGVKLTPKHYAYLKISEGCNHRCTFCIIPSMRGDLVSRPIGEVLLEAKKLFESGVKELLVVSQDTSAYGVDIQYRTGFWDGKPVKTRMFDLVNALNQIAREHQAWVRLHYVYPYPHVDDVLPLMAEFSEHGFGVLPYLDIPLQHSHPDVLKRMKRPASGEKNLERIQAWRTACPDLVIRSTFIAGFPGETEEEFLHLLNFLDDAQIDRAGCFAYSPVDGATANALDNPVPSELREERRARFMAKAEEISIKRLTKKIGKRIQVIIDRVDESGGVGRTIGDAPEIDGLVRVLPPSKPSKRYRVGEIIKATVINSQGHDLIAET comes from the coding sequence GTGGCCGGTAAAGTTGGTTTTGTTTCCTTAGGATGCCCTAAGGCATTAGTTGATTCCGAGCTCATCCTCACGCAACTCAGCGCTGAAGGTTATGAGACAGCCAAAGATTATTCTGGTGCCGATCTGGTGGTTGTGAACACCTGTGGCTTTATTGATTCCGCGGTAGAGGAGAGTCTCGCAGCGATTGGTGAGGCTTTGGCTGAAAATGGCAAGGTGATTGTGACGGGTTGCTTAGGTGCCCGAAAAAATGCAGATGGCAGCGATCTGATTCAGAGCATTCACCCTAAAGTCCTTGCTGTGACTGGGCCGCATGCTACCCAAGAGGTGATGCAGGCTATTCATTTGCACCTGCCAAAACCGCATGATCCCTTTATTGATTTGCTACCACCGATTGGCGTTAAGCTCACGCCAAAACACTATGCTTACTTAAAGATATCTGAGGGCTGCAATCACCGCTGTACTTTCTGCATTATTCCAAGCATGCGAGGCGATTTAGTTTCACGTCCGATCGGCGAAGTATTGCTTGAGGCAAAAAAATTATTTGAATCAGGTGTTAAAGAGTTACTAGTTGTATCGCAAGATACGAGTGCCTATGGTGTTGATATCCAATATCGCACTGGCTTTTGGGATGGTAAACCCGTCAAGACACGAATGTTTGATTTGGTAAATGCCTTAAACCAAATTGCGAGAGAGCATCAGGCTTGGGTGCGTTTACATTATGTTTACCCATATCCACACGTCGATGATGTCCTGCCATTAATGGCTGAGTTTTCTGAGCACGGTTTTGGCGTACTTCCTTATTTAGATATTCCTTTGCAACATTCACATCCAGATGTCCTGAAGCGGATGAAACGTCCCGCCAGTGGCGAAAAGAATTTAGAGCGCATTCAGGCATGGCGAACTGCTTGTCCGGATCTGGTCATTCGCAGTACTTTTATTGCCGGCTTTCCCGGCGAAACTGAGGAAGAGTTTTTGCACCTATTGAATTTCCTAGATGATGCGCAAATTGATCGCGCAGGCTGTTTTGCTTACTCGCCAGTCGATGGAGCTACTGCCAATGCGTTGGATAATCCAGTTCCGAGTGAGTTACGCGAGGAGCGTCGTGCTCGCTTCATGGCTAAAGCTGAGGAAATCTCAATCAAGCGACTTACTAAAAAAATAGGTAAGCGTATTCAGGTCATTATTGATCGGGTTGATGAGTCGGGTGGAGTGGGTCGAACTATTGGAGATGCCCCTGAAATTGATGGCTTGGTACGGGTTTTACCACCAAGCAAGCCATCTAAGCGCTACCGCGTTGGTGAAATCATCAAAGCAACGGTGATTAACTCCCAAGGGCATGACCTAATAGCCGAAACTTGA
- the phaR gene encoding polyhydroxyalkanoate synthesis repressor PhaR, whose protein sequence is MATRSKKSGDSRLIKKYPNRRLYDTQTSAYVTLADIKNLVMAGDAFSVVDAKTEDDLTRNILLQIILEEEAGGAPVFSTQMLSQIIRFYGNSMQGLMGSYLEKTMQSFVDIHNKLGDQTEGLGAGSTPEAWAKMMNLQNPMMQSLMGNYMDQSKDLFVKMQEQMQNSPNMFSSFPFPGQANKTEKE, encoded by the coding sequence ATGGCCACGCGTTCTAAAAAATCCGGCGACAGCCGCTTAATCAAAAAGTATCCCAATCGTCGTTTATATGACACCCAAACTAGTGCCTATGTCACGCTGGCGGATATTAAAAATTTAGTGATGGCTGGTGATGCTTTTAGCGTTGTTGATGCTAAAACTGAAGATGATTTAACTCGCAATATTTTGCTTCAAATTATTCTTGAAGAAGAGGCTGGCGGAGCCCCAGTTTTTTCAACTCAAATGCTTTCTCAAATCATTCGCTTTTATGGAAATTCCATGCAAGGTTTGATGGGAAGCTATCTTGAAAAGACCATGCAATCTTTTGTGGATATTCATAACAAGTTAGGCGATCAAACTGAGGGCTTAGGGGCAGGCAGTACACCCGAGGCTTGGGCTAAGATGATGAATCTGCAAAACCCAATGATGCAAAGCCTGATGGGAAACTACATGGATCAAAGTAAAGATCTGTTCGTAAAAATGCAAGAGCAAATGCAAAATTCCCCGAACATGTTTAGCAGCTTCCCTTTTCCTGGGCAAGCCAATAAGACTGAAAAAGAATAA
- a CDS encoding 3-ketoacyl-ACP reductase — translation MTQKIAYVTGGMGGIGTAICQRLAKDGFKVIAGCGPNSPRKDRWIGEQKVLGYDFIASEGNVSDWDSTVAAFNKVKAEVGRVDVLVNNAGITKDSVFRKMTPDQWKAVIDTNLNSLFNVTKQVVDGMADNGWGRIINISSVNGQKGQFGQSNYSTAKAGLHGFTMALSQELASKGVTVNTVSPGYIGTDMVKAIREDVLEKIVAGVPVKRLGTPEEIASICCWIASVDGGYATGADFSLNGGLHTG, via the coding sequence CATACGTAACTGGTGGTATGGGCGGCATTGGTACGGCTATTTGTCAACGTCTTGCCAAGGATGGCTTTAAGGTCATCGCTGGTTGCGGTCCGAATTCTCCGCGCAAAGATCGCTGGATCGGAGAGCAAAAAGTTTTGGGTTATGACTTTATAGCCTCTGAGGGCAATGTTTCCGATTGGGACAGTACGGTTGCTGCATTTAATAAAGTCAAAGCTGAAGTAGGGCGTGTCGATGTTCTAGTAAATAACGCCGGAATTACTAAAGACAGCGTATTTCGTAAAATGACTCCAGATCAGTGGAAAGCAGTGATTGATACCAATCTCAACTCTTTATTCAACGTTACCAAACAAGTGGTGGATGGCATGGCTGATAACGGCTGGGGTCGTATTATTAATATCTCCTCAGTTAATGGTCAAAAGGGTCAGTTCGGCCAGTCTAACTATTCAACGGCAAAAGCGGGTTTGCACGGATTTACGATGGCATTGTCACAGGAGCTAGCCTCTAAAGGCGTAACAGTGAACACGGTTTCTCCGGGTTATATCGGTACTGATATGGTCAAAGCCATTCGCGAAGATGTCCTTGAAAAGATTGTTGCTGGTGTACCTGTAAAGCGCTTGGGCACCCCTGAGGAGATCGCCTCAATCTGCTGCTGGATTGCTTCTGTTGATGGTGGCTACGCTACCGGGGCTGACTTCTCCTTAAATGGCGGCCTGCATACTGGCTAA